One Micromonospora eburnea genomic region harbors:
- a CDS encoding helix-turn-helix transcriptional regulator, whose amino-acid sequence MTTHAKGQKQPSLSRHLTITEVCDELGISRSTFYDWRAKRKGPPARKLPNGEIRIERRDYESWLESLYEEAA is encoded by the coding sequence ATGACAACGCATGCCAAGGGACAAAAGCAGCCGAGCCTAAGCCGTCACCTCACCATTACTGAAGTTTGCGATGAACTCGGGATCAGCAGGTCGACCTTCTACGACTGGCGAGCAAAGCGGAAGGGGCCGCCGGCACGCAAGCTGCCCAACGGCGAAATCCGGATCGAACGACGCGACTATGAATCCTGGCTTGAATCGCTTTACGAGGAGGCCGCTTGA
- a CDS encoding DUF3105 domain-containing protein, protein MSISTPGGPERRPTVVSTGKKPAAGRPAAGDKPARDKAGAGKGTPKASAGGKGRKPIAPVKVSQGRSWGPIALFVAVGVLAVGIIGVGAWAVYRGAQPWQDRADAIKGVVDYRKKDKDLVAGGNHQAGPIKYDILPPVAGPHNAAWQNCMGDVYDAPIANEHAVHSLEHGTVWIAYRPDLPADQVAKLKAKVQGKEKMMLSPFEGLDKPISLQAWGFQLKLDDADDSRIDDFIKTLRVNASIEGPNANCDQGITATGTTPRDAGNPMGDQPVQQ, encoded by the coding sequence ATGAGCATCAGCACCCCGGGCGGCCCGGAGCGCCGCCCGACCGTGGTCAGCACCGGCAAGAAGCCGGCGGCCGGCCGGCCGGCCGCGGGCGACAAGCCCGCGCGCGACAAGGCGGGGGCCGGCAAGGGCACCCCGAAGGCGAGCGCCGGCGGCAAGGGGCGCAAGCCGATCGCGCCGGTGAAGGTCAGCCAGGGCCGGTCGTGGGGGCCGATCGCGCTCTTCGTCGCGGTCGGCGTGCTCGCCGTCGGCATCATCGGCGTCGGCGCCTGGGCGGTATACCGGGGCGCCCAGCCATGGCAGGATCGGGCCGACGCCATCAAGGGCGTGGTCGACTACCGCAAGAAGGACAAGGACCTGGTCGCCGGCGGCAACCACCAGGCCGGCCCGATCAAGTACGACATCCTCCCGCCGGTGGCGGGCCCGCACAACGCGGCCTGGCAGAACTGCATGGGCGACGTCTACGACGCCCCGATCGCCAACGAGCACGCGGTGCACAGCCTGGAGCACGGCACGGTCTGGATCGCCTACCGCCCGGACCTGCCGGCCGACCAGGTGGCCAAGCTGAAGGCCAAGGTGCAGGGCAAGGAAAAGATGATGCTCAGCCCGTTCGAGGGGCTGGACAAGCCGATCTCGCTGCAGGCCTGGGGCTTCCAGCTCAAGCTCGACGACGCCGACGACAGCCGGATCGACGACTTCATCAAGACGCTGCGGGTGAACGCCTCCATCGAGGGGCCGAACGCCAACTGCGACCAGGGCATCACCGCCACCGGCACCACGCCCCGGGACGCGGGCAACCCGATGGGCGACCAGCCGGTTCAGCAGTAA
- a CDS encoding tyrosine-type recombinase/integrase has product MNTTFDVRIWSIETYEGKRGRTYWVRWRVAGQPRKEPYKTKALAEGFRSELVTASRKGEAFDIETGRPVSMRRETAVMSWYDLACSFADMKWPHVAATTRRTHAEALTALTVLMLTNARGRPDGKPLRHALSRWAFNTPRRKAKNMPEQVRTTLEWVKRNTRDVASLSRAEVLRPVLDGLTVRLDGAPAAPSVISRRRKIFNTAIEYAVEKRLLPANPLPQLKWKPPKTVTTIDRRSVANPVQVRTLLEGVREQGRIGPRMVAFYACLYYAALRPEEAVRLAKPNLHLPEKGWGEFTLDGADPHAGREWTDSGKNRDSRQLKQRARGETRTVPCPPELTAIINAHVELFGYGPNDRLFVGERNKDELPKGTINRVWRWARAAVFTPEVQASPLAGTPYDLRHAAVSTWLNGGVPPTQVAEWAGQSVEVLLRIYAKCLDGGDAALRQRIERALGHD; this is encoded by the coding sequence TTGAACACCACCTTCGACGTGCGTATCTGGTCGATCGAAACGTATGAAGGGAAGAGGGGGCGCACCTACTGGGTCCGGTGGCGAGTTGCCGGGCAGCCGCGCAAGGAGCCCTACAAGACAAAGGCTCTCGCGGAAGGCTTCCGCTCAGAGCTGGTCACCGCCTCTCGAAAGGGTGAGGCGTTCGATATCGAGACGGGTCGCCCGGTCTCGATGCGTCGCGAGACCGCCGTCATGTCGTGGTACGACCTGGCCTGTTCGTTCGCCGACATGAAATGGCCGCATGTGGCCGCCACGACCAGGCGCACTCACGCGGAAGCGCTGACGGCGCTTACCGTGCTCATGCTGACCAACGCGAGAGGCCGCCCGGACGGCAAGCCGCTCCGCCACGCCCTCAGCCGCTGGGCCTTCAACACCCCTCGCCGTAAGGCCAAGAACATGCCCGAGCAGGTGCGCACCACGCTCGAATGGGTGAAGCGGAACACCCGAGACGTGGCCAGCCTCAGCCGCGCCGAAGTGCTGCGCCCGGTGCTGGACGGCCTTACTGTGCGACTCGACGGCGCGCCGGCCGCGCCAAGCGTCATCAGCCGCCGCCGGAAGATATTCAATACCGCGATCGAATACGCCGTAGAAAAGCGGCTGCTGCCGGCGAATCCGCTACCACAGTTGAAGTGGAAGCCGCCGAAAACCGTGACGACGATCGACAGGCGGTCAGTGGCAAACCCCGTGCAGGTGCGGACTCTGTTGGAAGGGGTGCGGGAGCAAGGGCGTATCGGGCCGCGCATGGTGGCTTTCTACGCCTGCCTGTACTACGCGGCTTTGCGTCCGGAGGAAGCCGTACGCCTCGCCAAGCCGAATCTGCACCTGCCCGAAAAGGGGTGGGGGGAATTCACCCTCGACGGAGCGGACCCGCACGCCGGCCGCGAATGGACCGACAGCGGAAAGAACCGGGACAGCCGCCAACTAAAACAGCGAGCACGAGGGGAGACGCGAACGGTACCGTGTCCGCCCGAACTGACAGCGATCATCAACGCTCACGTCGAGCTGTTCGGCTACGGGCCGAATGACCGCCTGTTCGTGGGGGAGCGCAACAAGGATGAGCTTCCCAAGGGCACGATCAACCGCGTGTGGCGGTGGGCGCGGGCCGCCGTGTTCACGCCCGAGGTGCAAGCCTCACCGCTGGCCGGCACCCCGTACGACCTGCGGCACGCTGCCGTGTCGACCTGGCTCAACGGGGGAGTCCCGCCTACCCAGGTCGCCGAGTGGGCCGGGCAGTCGGTAGAGGTGCTGCTGAGGATCTACGCCAAGTGTCTGGACGGCGGTGACGCAGCTCTCAGGCAGCGGATCGAGAGAGCGCTAGGGCACGACTGA
- a CDS encoding winged helix-turn-helix domain-containing protein, producing MGVALRDAGRSVTSWCRRHTIGGDGAVAAVRRGQRPGESGALSREQELELIDVLRGVHPDEFGLDEELWTRQSLTTLIQRRFDLAMDAGTVGAYLRAWGLGPREPRERACGLCVGAVERWVRTEYPSITGAAQEHAAEVYWIGRIRLRGTMPAADVVSAVSSRGRVRFMITTPSVDPPLPRDFVLRLSGAEERTVHLIVDGSWPRNEWPRRLPRRIVLHPLPSCGRSLAAA from the coding sequence GTGGGGGTTGCACTCAGAGACGCAGGGCGGTCGGTGACCAGTTGGTGCCGACGCCACACGATCGGCGGTGACGGGGCGGTGGCAGCCGTCCGTCGCGGACAGCGGCCGGGCGAGTCGGGAGCGCTCAGCCGCGAACAGGAACTCGAACTGATCGACGTGCTGCGGGGCGTCCACCCCGACGAGTTCGGCCTGGACGAGGAGCTCTGGACGCGACAGAGCCTGACCACCCTCATCCAGCGCCGGTTCGACCTGGCGATGGACGCCGGCACGGTCGGGGCGTACCTGCGGGCCTGGGGGTTGGGTCCGCGGGAGCCCCGGGAGCGCGCCTGTGGGCTCTGCGTGGGCGCGGTCGAGCGCTGGGTACGCACCGAGTACCCGTCGATCACCGGGGCCGCCCAGGAGCACGCCGCGGAGGTCTACTGGATCGGCCGGATACGACTGCGCGGCACCATGCCGGCGGCCGACGTGGTCTCGGCGGTCTCCTCCCGGGGCCGGGTACGTTTCATGATCACCACGCCCTCGGTCGACCCGCCGCTCCCCCGCGACTTCGTGCTGCGCCTCAGTGGCGCCGAGGAGCGCACGGTGCACCTGATCGTCGACGGCTCGTGGCCCCGCAACGAGTGGCCGCGCCGCCTCCCCCGGCGCATCGTCCTGCACCCGCTCCCCAGCTGCGGCCGTTCCCTCGCCGCCGCGTGA
- a CDS encoding DUF3631 domain-containing protein yields MTQPIPAEQTADGAAILDQLHACLTKYVILPSPEAVDAVALWVAATHAQPAWAHAPRLVIRAPEKRCGKSRLLDVVEATCYAPLITVNASPAAVYRAIGTDDPPTLLVDEADTIFGAAAEANEDLRGLLNAGHQRNRPAIRWDNNTRSLEKIPTFAMAALAGIGAMPDTIEDRAVVIRMRRRAPGETVSPYRHRRDSPALRTLARQLGTWLRANLRDLEAAEPAMPVEDRAADTWEPLVAVADLAGGTWPQRARRACETLTAQRDGATVPSDRIRLLVDCRTAFRSAGVTDNQGRPAIPSSVLLDKLRSDPEAPWAEYGKTGGGLTAMKLGQLLAEYEIRSSNIRFGPPHGQVKGYYQADFDDAWHRYCPDPDQTPEGEPSQPSQPSPPSSTPGRVIPLGRLKPSHTTNTNTTAGTA; encoded by the coding sequence ATGACCCAACCCATCCCCGCCGAGCAGACAGCCGACGGCGCGGCGATCCTCGACCAGTTGCACGCCTGCCTCACCAAATACGTCATCCTGCCCTCACCGGAAGCCGTCGACGCGGTCGCGCTGTGGGTCGCCGCCACCCACGCCCAACCCGCGTGGGCACACGCCCCCCGCCTCGTCATCCGAGCACCCGAGAAGCGGTGCGGGAAATCGCGGCTGCTGGACGTGGTCGAAGCGACCTGCTACGCACCGCTGATCACCGTGAACGCGTCCCCAGCCGCCGTATACCGGGCGATCGGCACCGACGACCCGCCGACCCTGCTGGTCGATGAGGCAGACACCATCTTCGGAGCCGCCGCCGAGGCCAACGAAGACCTACGCGGCCTGCTCAACGCCGGTCACCAGCGCAACCGGCCCGCGATCCGCTGGGACAACAACACCCGCAGCTTGGAAAAGATCCCCACCTTTGCCATGGCCGCCCTCGCCGGCATCGGCGCCATGCCCGACACCATCGAAGACCGCGCCGTCGTCATCCGCATGCGCCGCCGCGCCCCCGGCGAAACCGTCTCCCCCTACCGACACCGCCGCGACAGCCCCGCCCTACGCACCCTCGCCCGCCAACTCGGCACCTGGCTACGCGCCAACCTCCGCGACCTGGAAGCCGCCGAACCGGCCATGCCCGTCGAAGACCGGGCCGCCGACACCTGGGAACCCCTCGTCGCCGTAGCCGACCTCGCCGGCGGCACCTGGCCCCAGCGGGCACGCCGCGCGTGCGAAACCCTCACCGCCCAACGGGACGGGGCCACGGTGCCGTCCGACCGGATACGGCTCCTGGTCGACTGCCGCACCGCATTCCGGTCCGCCGGAGTGACGGACAACCAGGGACGCCCGGCGATCCCCAGCAGTGTCCTACTCGACAAGCTCCGGTCCGACCCCGAAGCCCCGTGGGCCGAATACGGCAAGACCGGCGGTGGACTCACCGCCATGAAGCTCGGGCAACTGCTGGCCGAGTACGAGATCCGGTCATCGAACATCCGGTTCGGCCCGCCACACGGGCAGGTCAAGGGCTACTACCAAGCCGACTTCGACGACGCATGGCACCGCTACTGCCCCGACCCCGACCAGACACCCGAGGGTGAGCCGTCCCAGCCGTCCCAGCCGTCCCCGCCCAGCTCAACCCCGGGACGGGTCATACCCCTGGGACGGCTTAAGCCGTCCCACACCACCAACACCAACACCACCGCTGGGACGGCTTAA
- a CDS encoding DUF305 domain-containing protein has product MTAAVTTDADLDEAPATDDGGRRGVRRFGTLALAAAVVVGLLLGYAGGLLTPSLTRPGENSVEAGFARDMTTHHAQAVAMGLMAFQQGQDPEVRQIGGDIATGQQGEIGTMQTWLRSWKLDPTGDQPPMAWMSDGAGLVKNGLMPGMATPEEMAKLRAAQGREFDVLFLQLMIQHHLGGVHMIQGVLDDGHDEDVLLVAQTMKNTQQKDLTNLQAALKRLGG; this is encoded by the coding sequence ATGACCGCTGCCGTGACCACGGACGCCGATCTCGACGAGGCGCCGGCCACCGATGACGGTGGCCGGCGGGGGGTACGCCGCTTCGGCACCCTCGCCCTGGCCGCCGCCGTCGTGGTCGGTCTCCTCCTCGGGTACGCGGGTGGCCTGCTCACCCCGAGCCTCACCCGTCCGGGTGAAAACTCGGTGGAGGCCGGCTTCGCCCGGGACATGACCACCCACCACGCGCAGGCGGTGGCGATGGGGCTGATGGCCTTCCAGCAGGGCCAGGACCCGGAGGTACGCCAGATCGGCGGCGACATCGCCACCGGCCAGCAGGGCGAGATCGGCACCATGCAGACCTGGCTGCGGTCCTGGAAGCTGGACCCGACCGGCGACCAGCCGCCGATGGCCTGGATGTCGGACGGCGCCGGCCTGGTCAAGAACGGCCTGATGCCGGGCATGGCCACGCCGGAGGAGATGGCGAAGCTGCGGGCCGCCCAGGGTCGCGAGTTCGACGTGCTCTTCCTCCAGTTGATGATCCAGCACCACCTCGGCGGGGTCCACATGATCCAGGGAGTCCTCGACGATGGGCACGACGAGGACGTGCTGCTGGTCGCGCAGACCATGAAGAACACCCAGCAGAAGGACCTGACCAACCTCCAGGCCGCGCTCAAGCGGCTCGGCGGCTGA